The following nucleotide sequence is from Williamwhitmania taraxaci.
TTTGAAAAGGTGTGAATTATGTAACTTAATTCATTAATTTTGCAACAATTCACTCAACAATTTGCTTAACCTTTGTACCGCTAATAGATTATTCAAATTGAAACTTCGAGATATGGTAGTTCGCACATGTTTTCTCCTCCTCCTTTTGCAGTTGACTATTGCAGTCGATGGTCAGGAAATATTCAATCCACCAATTAAAAAAAATAACGCTTTTAAAGCGGGTGAAGTACTAACTTTTCAACTCAAGTATGGTTTTATTTCAGCCGGAATAGGAACATTGATACTTTCCGAAGATTTATACAATAATAAATCGGTTTTCCATTCATCAACCATTGTTCAAACTACTGGATTGGCCGAAACGCTTTATGGCGTGAAAGATATTTATGAGAGCTGGTTCGATAAAGAAACTAACCTGCCATACAAGCAGATTAGTAATATAAAGGAAGGACATTACACCAGAACCAACGATGTAACATACGACCAGAAAGGTAGAATGGTAACCTCAAAATCGAGCGGAACTCATCCTGTTCCCCAAAAGATTCTCGATTTATCCTCGACCATGTATTACATTAGACGAATCGATTTTTCAAAAATTTCGGAAGGTGATTCGCTGTTGCTGAATATGTTTTTTTCCGATGAAGTATTTCCGCTTCGATTTATTTACAAGGGTAAAGAAACTATCCAAACCAATTTTGGGAAAGTTAAATGTCATAAAATTTGTCCTCTTGTGGAAGTGGGGCGGATGTTTAAGCGAGCCGATGACCTAACCGTTTGGTTTACCGACGATGATAATTGTATCCCAGTACAGGTAAAGATGGCCATTCGCATTGCGGGAGTTGTCAATTTAAAACTCATAAAATATGAGAATCTGGCAAACCCAGTGACGTTTAAGAAGTAGAAGGTATTTACTTTTCCGGTTTTTATTTTCCTGAAGTCTTATTAACGCTTTGTTTGATTCCTGAAAAAATTGATTTAGCGCAGTAATTAAACAGAAATCGTTCCGGGTCTCTTTCTTGGTCTATGATTCCGATTCTTATCTGCTCGCCCGGGAGTGGATTTGAATCCAATATTATCTTGTCGCCAAGTAATGAGAGAATCCAG
It contains:
- a CDS encoding DUF3108 domain-containing protein; translated protein: MVVRTCFLLLLLQLTIAVDGQEIFNPPIKKNNAFKAGEVLTFQLKYGFISAGIGTLILSEDLYNNKSVFHSSTIVQTTGLAETLYGVKDIYESWFDKETNLPYKQISNIKEGHYTRTNDVTYDQKGRMVTSKSSGTHPVPQKILDLSSTMYYIRRIDFSKISEGDSLLLNMFFSDEVFPLRFIYKGKETIQTNFGKVKCHKICPLVEVGRMFKRADDLTVWFTDDDNCIPVQVKMAIRIAGVVNLKLIKYENLANPVTFKK